A region of Streptomyces cinnamoneus DNA encodes the following proteins:
- a CDS encoding acyl-CoA carboxylase epsilon subunit codes for MIKVVRGNPTPEELAAALAVVQARAAAGAAAAPPAQDRAEWASPARLAAARRTPRPGPRAWRTAYWPA; via the coding sequence GTGATCAAGGTCGTCCGGGGCAACCCGACCCCCGAGGAGCTGGCCGCCGCACTGGCGGTGGTTCAGGCGCGCGCGGCGGCCGGTGCCGCCGCCGCGCCGCCGGCCCAGGACCGCGCGGAGTGGGCCAGCCCCGCCCGGTTGGCCGCCGCCCGGCGCACCCCGCGGCCCGGCCCGCGCGCCTGGCGCACGGCCTACTGGCCGGCCTGA
- a CDS encoding GGDEF domain-containing protein yields MAAAPSPLESVEAAAEGARRALGGTFAAVSVWEREHGRLRVLVNAGERTGGEERFPSAESYPVHDFPEIAEFRHEHWMGGQPHAWVETAGDVDEHGGTFRHQRVAALRRRGRGCCVIAPIVLHGRAWGELYVARPAGAPVFDRTDADFATVLAAVTASGIAQTERLEEVRRLAFTDPLTGLANRRAVDARLDEAVERHLGDGVVVSLVVCDLNGLKRVNDTLGHAVGDRLLERFASLLSLCGAQLPGALAARLGGDEFCLLTVGPTADEVVRVADELCGRAGELELGEGVACGIASTGDPIGPLRSARRLFRLADAAQYRAKAARAAKPVVAGREGGREDPVVRLADRPPEPPRAERRRFRGRRG; encoded by the coding sequence ATGGCGGCGGCGCCGTCCCCGCTGGAGAGCGTGGAGGCGGCCGCCGAAGGCGCGCGCCGGGCCCTGGGCGGCACGTTCGCCGCCGTCTCGGTCTGGGAGCGCGAGCACGGCCGGCTCCGGGTGCTGGTGAACGCCGGTGAGCGCACCGGCGGGGAGGAACGTTTCCCCAGTGCCGAGTCCTACCCCGTGCACGATTTTCCGGAGATCGCGGAGTTCCGGCACGAGCACTGGATGGGCGGCCAGCCGCACGCGTGGGTGGAGACCGCGGGCGACGTGGACGAACACGGGGGCACCTTCCGCCACCAGAGGGTCGCCGCACTGCGGCGGCGCGGGCGGGGCTGCTGTGTGATCGCCCCGATCGTGCTGCACGGGCGGGCCTGGGGCGAGCTGTACGTCGCGCGCCCGGCCGGGGCACCGGTCTTCGACCGTACGGACGCGGACTTCGCGACCGTTCTCGCCGCCGTGACGGCGTCCGGCATCGCCCAGACCGAACGGCTGGAGGAGGTGCGCAGGCTGGCCTTCACCGACCCGCTCACCGGGCTCGCCAACCGGCGGGCGGTCGACGCGCGGCTCGACGAGGCGGTCGAACGGCACCTCGGGGACGGGGTGGTGGTCAGCCTGGTGGTCTGCGACCTCAACGGCCTCAAACGGGTCAACGACACCCTGGGGCACGCGGTCGGCGACCGTCTGCTCGAACGTTTCGCGTCGTTGCTGTCGCTGTGCGGCGCCCAGTTGCCGGGGGCGCTGGCCGCGCGGCTGGGCGGTGACGAGTTCTGCCTGCTGACGGTGGGGCCGACGGCGGACGAGGTGGTCCGGGTGGCCGACGAACTGTGCGGGCGCGCGGGCGAGTTGGAGCTGGGCGAGGGCGTGGCCTGCGGCATCGCCTCCACCGGCGACCCCATCGGCCCCCTGCGGTCCGCGCGGCGGCTCTTCCGCCTCGCGGACGCCGCCCAGTACCGGGCGAAGGCGGCGCGGGCCGCGAAGCCGGTGGTCGCGGGGCGCGAGGGGGGCCGTGAGGACCCGGTGGTGCGCCTGGCCGACCGCCCGCCGGAGCCGCCGCGGGCCGAGCGCCGCCGGTTCCGGGGGCGGCGGGGGTAG
- a CDS encoding cell wall protein: MTARPLLTAVAAGTLLSAVWFVPSANATAEQPVNRPPAASASPRPAPGTTGPGSAVGNANTTNAKSDMTAEANAQTNVPANAKGEAASADLALAATGGVDTTPYVFGGIALLAAGGALVTGAARRSRTALRRPSA, from the coding sequence GTGACCGCACGCCCGCTGCTGACCGCCGTGGCCGCCGGAACACTGTTGAGCGCCGTGTGGTTCGTCCCCAGCGCCAACGCGACGGCCGAGCAGCCGGTGAACCGGCCCCCAGCCGCCTCGGCCTCCCCGCGACCCGCCCCCGGCACCACGGGCCCGGGCAGCGCCGTGGGCAACGCGAACACCACGAACGCCAAAAGCGACATGACCGCCGAGGCGAACGCCCAGACGAACGTCCCGGCGAACGCCAAGGGCGAGGCGGCCTCAGCCGACCTCGCCCTCGCCGCCACCGGCGGTGTCGACACCACCCCGTACGTCTTCGGGGGCATCGCCCTGCTCGCCGCGGGCGGCGCGCTGGTGACGGGCGCCGCGCGCAGGTCGCGCACGGCGCTCCGCCGGCCGTCGGCCTAG
- the hutH gene encoding histidine ammonia-lyase: MDMHTVVVGPAGTTADDVIAVARDGARVVVSDEALAAVAAARQVIDDLAAKPDPVYGVSTGFGALAVRHISPDLRTQLQRNIVRSHAAGMGPRVEREVVRALMFLRLKTLASGHTGVRPLVVETMAAILNAGITPVVHEYGSLGCSGDLAPLSHCALTLMGEGDAEGPDGVVRPAAQLLAEHRIEPVELREKEGLALLNGTDGMLGMLVMACADLARLITSADVTAALSLEALLGSEKVLAPELHAIRPHPGQAASAGNMLRVLTGSGLTGHHQDDAPRVQDAYSIRCAPQVAGAGRDTLAHARLVADRELAAAVDNPVVLPDGRVESNGNFHGAPVAYVLDFLAIAAADLASIAERRTDRLLDKNRSHGLPAFLAGDAGVDSGLMIAQYTQAALVSEMKRLAVPASVDSIPSSAMQEDHVSMGWSAARKLRTAIDALGKVVAVELVAATRAIELREGLVPGPAARAVIEAVRAAGVEGPGGDRFLAPDLAAAEAFVRAGKLVEAAEPLTGPLA, translated from the coding sequence ATGGATATGCACACTGTGGTGGTGGGGCCGGCCGGGACGACCGCGGACGACGTGATCGCCGTGGCGCGCGACGGTGCGCGCGTCGTCGTGTCGGACGAAGCGCTCGCGGCCGTCGCCGCGGCCCGTCAGGTGATCGACGACCTCGCCGCCAAGCCCGACCCGGTCTACGGCGTCTCCACCGGCTTCGGCGCCCTCGCCGTCCGTCACATCAGCCCGGACCTGCGCACCCAGCTCCAGCGCAACATCGTCCGCTCGCACGCCGCCGGCATGGGCCCGCGCGTCGAGCGCGAGGTCGTGCGCGCGCTGATGTTCCTGCGCCTGAAGACGCTCGCCTCGGGCCACACGGGCGTGCGCCCGCTCGTGGTGGAGACCATGGCCGCCATCCTCAACGCCGGGATCACCCCGGTGGTGCACGAGTACGGCTCGCTGGGCTGCTCCGGCGACCTCGCCCCCCTGTCGCACTGCGCGCTCACGCTCATGGGCGAGGGTGACGCGGAGGGCCCCGACGGGGTCGTGCGGCCGGCCGCCCAGCTGCTCGCGGAGCACCGCATCGAGCCCGTGGAGCTGCGCGAGAAGGAGGGCCTCGCGCTGCTGAACGGCACCGACGGCATGCTGGGCATGCTCGTCATGGCCTGCGCCGACCTGGCCCGCCTGATCACCTCGGCCGACGTGACCGCCGCGCTCTCCCTGGAGGCGCTGCTCGGCTCCGAGAAGGTCCTCGCCCCCGAGCTGCACGCCATCCGCCCGCACCCCGGGCAGGCCGCCAGCGCCGGCAACATGCTGCGCGTGCTGACCGGCTCCGGCCTCACCGGCCACCACCAGGACGACGCTCCGCGCGTCCAGGACGCCTACTCCATCCGCTGCGCCCCGCAGGTCGCCGGCGCGGGCCGCGACACGCTCGCGCACGCCCGGCTCGTCGCCGACCGCGAGCTGGCCGCCGCCGTGGACAACCCGGTGGTCCTGCCCGACGGCCGGGTGGAGTCCAACGGGAACTTCCACGGCGCCCCCGTGGCGTACGTGCTGGACTTCCTCGCGATCGCCGCCGCCGACCTCGCCTCCATCGCCGAGCGCCGCACCGACCGGCTCCTGGACAAGAACCGCTCGCACGGCCTGCCGGCGTTCCTGGCCGGGGACGCGGGCGTCGACTCGGGGCTGATGATCGCGCAGTACACGCAGGCGGCGCTGGTCAGCGAGATGAAGCGGCTGGCCGTGCCCGCGTCGGTGGACTCGATCCCGTCCTCCGCCATGCAGGAGGACCACGTCTCCATGGGCTGGTCGGCGGCGCGCAAGCTGCGGACGGCCATCGACGCGCTCGGCAAGGTCGTCGCCGTCGAGCTGGTCGCCGCGACCCGGGCGATCGAGCTGCGGGAGGGCCTGGTGCCGGGCCCGGCCGCGCGGGCGGTCATCGAGGCCGTACGCGCGGCGGGCGTGGAGGGACCGGGCGGGGACCGCTTCCTGGCCCCCGACCTGGCGGCGGCCGAGGCGTTCGTGCGCGCCGGGAAGCTCGTCGAGGCGGCCGAGCCGCTGACGGGGCCGCTGGCCTAG
- a CDS encoding adenylate/guanylate cyclase domain-containing protein has product MTADETGSAAPGAAEEGPPDEAARGRGDAGDPAAREVEEDFDEEEGDPLALRLESLILGAERRYTPFQAARAAGVSMDLAARFWRAMGFADIGQAKALTEADVLALRRLAGLVEAGLLSEPMAVQVARSTGQTTARLADWQIDSFLEGLTEPQEPGMTRAEITYPLVELLLPELEEFLIYVWRRQLAAATGRVVQAQDDAEMVDRRLAVGFADLVGFTRLTRRLEEEELGELVEAFETTAADLVAAHGGRLIKTLGDEVLYAADDAGTAAEIGLRLIETLSHDETMPELRVGIAFGTVTTRMGDVFGTTVNLASRLTSIAPKNAVLVDGALAEELTRSGDAPKSEADAAAAEDHPAYRFALQPMWQRPVRGLGVVEPWLLTRRGD; this is encoded by the coding sequence GTGACCGCCGACGAGACGGGGAGTGCTGCGCCCGGGGCCGCCGAGGAGGGCCCTCCAGACGAGGCGGCCCGGGGGCGTGGCGACGCCGGCGACCCCGCCGCCCGTGAGGTCGAGGAGGACTTCGACGAGGAGGAGGGCGACCCCCTCGCGCTCCGGCTGGAGTCCCTCATCCTCGGCGCCGAGCGGCGCTACACCCCCTTTCAGGCCGCCCGCGCGGCCGGCGTCTCCATGGACCTGGCCGCCCGCTTCTGGCGGGCCATGGGCTTCGCCGACATCGGCCAGGCCAAGGCGCTCACCGAGGCCGACGTCCTGGCGCTGCGGCGGCTCGCGGGCCTGGTGGAGGCCGGGCTGCTGAGCGAGCCCATGGCCGTCCAGGTCGCGCGCTCCACCGGACAGACCACGGCCCGGCTCGCCGACTGGCAGATCGACTCCTTCCTGGAGGGCCTGACCGAGCCTCAGGAACCGGGCATGACGCGGGCGGAGATCACCTATCCGCTCGTCGAGCTGCTGCTGCCGGAGCTGGAGGAGTTCCTCATCTACGTCTGGCGGCGGCAGCTGGCCGCCGCCACCGGCCGCGTCGTGCAGGCCCAGGACGACGCGGAGATGGTCGACCGGCGGCTGGCCGTCGGCTTCGCGGACCTGGTCGGCTTCACCCGGCTGACCCGGCGCCTGGAGGAGGAGGAACTCGGCGAACTGGTCGAGGCCTTCGAGACCACGGCCGCCGACCTCGTGGCCGCGCACGGCGGCCGGCTGATCAAGACGCTGGGCGACGAGGTGCTCTACGCGGCCGACGACGCGGGCACCGCCGCCGAGATCGGGCTGCGGCTGATCGAGACGCTGTCCCACGACGAGACCATGCCGGAGCTGCGCGTCGGCATCGCCTTCGGCACGGTCACGACCCGGATGGGCGACGTCTTCGGCACCACCGTCAACCTGGCCAGCCGGCTGACGTCGATAGCGCCGAAGAACGCCGTGCTCGTCGACGGCGCCCTGGCGGAGGAGCTGACCCGCAGCGGCGACGCCCCCAAGTCCGAGGCGGACGCCGCCGCGGCGGAGGACCACCCGGCCTACCGCTTCGCGCTCCAGCCGATGTGGCAGCGGCCCGTGCGCGGCCTGGGCGTGGTGGAGCCGTGGCTGCTGACGCGCAGGGGCGACTGA
- a CDS encoding acyl-CoA carboxylase subunit beta, protein MSEPEHDIHTTAGKLADLQRRIEEATHAGSARAVEKQHAKGKLTARERVDLLMDEGSFVELDEFARHRSTNFGMDANRPYGDGVVTGYGTVDGRPVAVFSQDFTVFGGALGEVFGQKIVKVMDFALKTGCPVVGINDSGGARIQEGVASLGMYGEIFRRNVHASGVVPQISLIVGPCAGGAVYSPAITDFTVMVDQTSHMFITGPDVIKTVTGEDVGFEELGGARTHNTTSGVAHHMAGDEKDAIDYLKALLSYLPSNNLSEPPVFPEEADLEVSDADRDLDALIPDSANQPYDMHTVFEHVLDDGEFLETQALFAPNIVTGFGRVEGHPVGVVANQPMQFAGCLDINASEKAARFVRTCDAFNIPVLTFVDVPGFLPGTDQEYNGIIRRGAKLIYAYAEATVPLITVITRKAFGGAYDVMGSKHLGADLNLAWPTAQIAVMGAQGAVNILHRRSLAAATSPEEQEELRAQLIADYEDTLLSPYEAAERGYVDAVIAPSDTRRHVVRGLRALRDKREALPPKKHGNIPL, encoded by the coding sequence ATGTCCGAGCCGGAACACGACATCCACACCACCGCGGGGAAGCTCGCGGACCTCCAGCGCCGCATCGAGGAGGCCACGCACGCCGGCTCCGCGCGGGCGGTGGAGAAGCAGCACGCCAAGGGCAAGCTGACGGCGCGCGAGCGCGTCGACCTGCTGATGGACGAGGGGTCCTTCGTCGAGCTCGACGAGTTCGCGAGGCACCGCTCGACCAACTTCGGCATGGACGCCAACCGCCCGTACGGCGACGGCGTGGTCACCGGCTACGGCACGGTGGACGGCCGGCCGGTGGCGGTCTTCTCCCAGGACTTCACGGTCTTCGGCGGGGCGCTCGGCGAGGTCTTCGGGCAGAAGATCGTCAAGGTGATGGACTTCGCCCTCAAGACGGGCTGCCCGGTCGTCGGCATCAACGACTCGGGCGGCGCGCGCATCCAGGAGGGCGTGGCGTCCCTCGGCATGTACGGCGAGATCTTCCGCCGCAACGTGCACGCCTCCGGCGTCGTCCCGCAGATCTCGCTGATCGTCGGCCCCTGCGCGGGCGGCGCGGTCTACTCCCCCGCGATCACCGACTTCACGGTGATGGTGGATCAGACGTCGCACATGTTCATCACCGGCCCGGACGTCATCAAGACGGTCACCGGTGAGGACGTGGGCTTCGAGGAGCTGGGCGGCGCGCGGACGCACAACACCACCTCGGGCGTGGCGCACCACATGGCGGGCGACGAGAAGGACGCCATCGACTACCTCAAGGCGCTGCTGTCCTACCTGCCGTCCAACAACCTCTCCGAGCCGCCGGTCTTCCCCGAGGAGGCCGACCTGGAGGTCTCGGACGCCGACCGCGACCTGGACGCGCTCATCCCGGACTCGGCGAACCAGCCCTACGACATGCACACGGTCTTCGAGCACGTGCTGGACGACGGGGAGTTCCTGGAGACGCAGGCGCTGTTCGCGCCGAACATCGTCACGGGCTTCGGCCGGGTCGAGGGCCACCCGGTGGGCGTGGTCGCCAACCAGCCCATGCAGTTCGCCGGCTGCCTGGACATCAACGCCAGCGAGAAGGCCGCGCGCTTCGTCCGCACCTGCGACGCCTTCAACATCCCGGTGCTGACCTTCGTGGACGTCCCCGGCTTCCTGCCGGGCACCGACCAGGAGTACAACGGCATCATCCGCCGCGGCGCCAAGCTGATCTACGCCTACGCCGAGGCGACGGTCCCGCTGATCACCGTGATCACGCGCAAGGCGTTCGGCGGCGCGTACGACGTCATGGGCTCCAAGCACCTGGGCGCGGACCTGAACCTCGCCTGGCCGACCGCCCAGATCGCCGTCATGGGCGCCCAGGGCGCGGTCAACATCCTGCACCGCCGCTCCCTCGCGGCGGCGACGTCGCCGGAGGAGCAGGAGGAGCTGCGCGCCCAGTTGATCGCCGACTACGAGGACACGCTGCTCAGCCCGTACGAGGCGGCCGAGCGGGGCTACGTCGACGCGGTGATCGCGCCGTCGGACACCCGTCGCCACGTCGTGCGCGGGCTGCGGGCGCTGCGGGACAAGCGCGAGGCGCTGCCGCCGAAGAAGCACGGCAACATCCCCCTGTAA
- a CDS encoding enoyl-CoA hydratase/isomerase family protein: MSRVSEQRFGEWIAIRTHENGHVAELVLDRPKAMNAVSTEMGRGVMEATAALAADRDVRAVVLTSSHERAFCVGADLKERNSFTDADLQRQRPFARACYTGVLELPMPVIAAVHGFALGGGFELALSCDLIVADRTAVVGLPEVSVGVIPGGGGTQLLPRRVGSARAAELIFSARRVQAEEAHALGLVDQLVPEGQDRTEALALAGRIAAHSPVGLRAAKRALRLGHGLDLRAGLEVEDAAWRTVAFSGDRAEGVAAFNEKRRPDWPGE; encoded by the coding sequence GTGAGCCGCGTGAGCGAACAGCGCTTCGGAGAATGGATCGCGATCCGTACCCACGAGAACGGCCACGTCGCCGAACTCGTGCTGGACCGGCCCAAGGCGATGAACGCCGTCTCCACCGAGATGGGCCGCGGCGTCATGGAGGCCACCGCCGCCCTCGCCGCGGACCGTGACGTGCGCGCCGTCGTGCTGACCTCCTCCCACGAGCGGGCCTTCTGCGTCGGCGCCGACCTGAAGGAGCGCAACTCCTTCACCGACGCCGACCTGCAGCGCCAGCGCCCCTTCGCCCGCGCCTGCTACACGGGCGTGCTGGAGCTGCCCATGCCGGTCATCGCGGCCGTGCACGGCTTCGCCCTCGGCGGCGGCTTCGAGCTGGCACTGTCCTGCGACCTGATCGTCGCGGACCGCACGGCCGTGGTGGGGCTGCCCGAGGTGTCGGTCGGCGTGATCCCCGGCGGGGGCGGCACCCAGCTGCTGCCGCGTCGCGTCGGGTCGGCCCGGGCCGCCGAGCTCATCTTCAGCGCCCGCCGGGTGCAGGCCGAGGAGGCCCACGCGCTGGGCCTCGTCGACCAGCTCGTCCCCGAGGGCCAGGACCGTACGGAGGCCCTGGCGCTGGCCGGGCGGATCGCGGCCCACTCACCGGTCGGGCTGCGTGCCGCCAAGCGGGCGCTGCGCCTGGGCCACGGCCTCGACCTGAGGGCCGGGCTGGAGGTGGAGGACGCCGCGTGGCGCACGGTGGCCTTCTCCGGTGACCGGGCGGAGGGCGTGGCGGCCTTCAACGAGAAGCGGCGCCCCGACTGGCCCGGCGAGTGA
- a CDS encoding biotin--[acetyl-CoA-carboxylase] ligase, whose translation MTPSDASGNRWSDLDRPPLNATALRRGLLRPGGLWTSFDVVQRTGSTNTDLVAAGGEEGAVLVAEEQSAGRGRLDRTWSAPPRSGLFFSVRLTPGPGVPPERWGWLPLLAGVATATALSAAAGVDTALKWPNDLLVTVGDEERKTGGILAERTGDSVVVGIGLNVSLRADELPVPGAGSLALAGAEVLDRDPLLRAVLRSLADWYERWRAAGGDPARCGLQETYAAGCATLGRTVRAELPGGQALVGEAVAVDGDGRLVLATADGVQQPVGAGDVIHLRPAGS comes from the coding sequence ATGACCCCCTCCGACGCTTCCGGAAACCGCTGGTCCGACCTGGACCGCCCACCGCTCAACGCCACCGCGCTGCGCCGCGGGCTGCTGCGCCCCGGCGGACTGTGGACCTCCTTCGACGTGGTCCAGCGGACCGGCTCCACCAACACCGACCTCGTGGCGGCCGGCGGCGAGGAGGGTGCGGTGCTCGTCGCCGAGGAGCAGTCCGCCGGCCGCGGCCGCCTCGACCGCACCTGGTCCGCCCCGCCCCGTTCCGGGCTCTTCTTCTCCGTCCGCCTCACCCCCGGCCCTGGGGTGCCCCCCGAGCGCTGGGGCTGGCTGCCGCTGCTCGCCGGCGTCGCCACGGCCACCGCCCTGTCCGCCGCGGCCGGCGTCGACACGGCCCTGAAGTGGCCCAACGACCTGCTGGTCACCGTCGGGGACGAGGAGCGCAAGACCGGGGGCATCCTCGCCGAGCGCACCGGCGACAGCGTCGTGGTCGGCATCGGGCTGAACGTCTCGCTGCGCGCCGACGAGCTGCCCGTGCCCGGCGCCGGCTCCCTGGCGCTGGCCGGGGCCGAGGTCCTCGACCGCGACCCGCTGCTGCGGGCCGTGCTCCGCTCGCTGGCCGACTGGTACGAACGCTGGCGCGCCGCCGGCGGTGACCCCGCCCGCTGCGGACTCCAGGAGACGTACGCGGCCGGCTGCGCCACCCTCGGTCGGACCGTACGGGCCGAACTGCCGGGCGGGCAGGCGCTGGTAGGCGAGGCCGTCGCCGTGGACGGTGACGGTCGGCTGGTGCTCGCGACGGCCGACGGAGTGCAGCAACCCGTCGGAGCGGGTGACGTCATCCATTTGCGGCCGGCCGGGTCGTAA
- a CDS encoding Maf family protein, producing MAGMTAQRRLVLASQSPARLGLLRQAGLAPEVVVSGVDEDALDAPTPGELALVLAEAKAAAVAARPAAAGALVVGCDSVLELDGQALGKPADAEEATARWKAMRGRSGVLRTGHCVVDTANGRRASATASTTVRFGEPTDAEIAAYVASGEPLHVAGAFTLDGRSAPFVRGIDGDPGNVIGLSLPLLRDLLAELEVQITDLWAR from the coding sequence ATGGCGGGCATGACCGCACAGCGCCGCCTCGTTCTCGCCTCCCAGTCCCCCGCCCGCCTCGGCCTGCTGCGCCAAGCCGGGCTGGCCCCCGAGGTCGTCGTGAGCGGGGTGGACGAGGACGCGCTGGACGCCCCCACGCCGGGCGAGCTGGCGCTGGTGCTGGCCGAGGCGAAGGCCGCGGCCGTGGCCGCACGGCCCGCGGCCGCCGGGGCCCTGGTCGTCGGCTGCGACTCGGTGCTGGAGCTGGACGGCCAGGCGCTCGGCAAGCCGGCCGACGCCGAGGAGGCCACCGCGCGCTGGAAGGCGATGCGCGGCCGCTCGGGCGTCCTGCGGACCGGGCACTGCGTCGTCGACACCGCCAACGGCCGCCGCGCCTCGGCGACCGCCTCCACGACGGTCCGCTTCGGGGAGCCGACGGACGCCGAGATCGCCGCCTACGTGGCCTCCGGCGAGCCCCTGCACGTGGCGGGCGCCTTCACCCTGGACGGCCGCTCCGCCCCGTTCGTCCGGGGCATCGACGGCGACCCGGGCAACGTCATCGGCCTGTCGCTCCCGCTGCTCCGGGATCTGCTCGCGGAGCTGGAGGTCCAGATCACGGACCTCTGGGCGCGGTGA
- a CDS encoding peptidoglycan D,D-transpeptidase FtsI family protein, whose product MNKPVRHIAVFSGLLVLALLLQATWLQFARGDELSESKWNRRVRIAAFAQPRGNIIVGGHPITGSTETTGSDLKWKRTYTDGPLYAPVTGFFSQIYGGTQLEAESVDGKWLSGSDDRLFLRRTADMLTGKKPRGGDVVTTIDPDAQKAAYQGLGKYKGAVVAIEPATGKILAMASTPSYDPSVFAGSSGEDKKAWTALEGDKDKPMANRALKERFPPGSTFKILTAAAALDHGIVSDIDAPSGAPAPYTLPGTRTQVRNDIPSAPCDKASLKVAMQWSCNNVFLDLAARLGKDRMRETAEKFGFNDAKVDTPVRAAKSVYPSDIDKAQTALTGMGQGSLDATPLQIAMMTAALANDGKLMKPSMVDSLRSPDLSTVEKHKPEVMDQAVSADAARKVQQMMENTAGEGTGKPALIDGLTVGAKTGTAQHGVDNKETPYAWFVSYAKNGEGKSVAVAVFIDPRGSDIARDDVHGGTLAGPIAKKVMESVLKK is encoded by the coding sequence ATGAACAAGCCCGTACGCCATATAGCCGTGTTCAGCGGCCTGCTCGTCCTCGCCCTGTTGCTGCAGGCCACCTGGTTGCAGTTCGCGCGCGGCGACGAACTGTCCGAGAGCAAGTGGAACAGGCGGGTCAGGATCGCCGCCTTCGCCCAGCCACGCGGCAACATCATCGTCGGCGGCCATCCGATCACGGGCTCCACGGAGACCACCGGCAGCGACCTCAAGTGGAAGCGCACCTACACGGACGGCCCGCTGTACGCGCCGGTCACCGGGTTCTTCTCGCAGATCTACGGCGGGACCCAGCTCGAGGCCGAATCGGTCGACGGCAAGTGGCTGAGCGGCAGCGACGACCGGCTGTTCCTGCGGCGCACCGCCGACATGCTCACCGGCAAGAAGCCGCGCGGCGGCGACGTCGTCACCACCATCGACCCCGACGCCCAGAAGGCCGCCTACCAGGGCCTGGGCAAGTACAAGGGCGCCGTGGTCGCCATCGAGCCGGCCACCGGCAAGATCCTCGCGATGGCCTCCACCCCCTCGTACGACCCGTCGGTCTTCGCCGGCAGCTCGGGCGAGGACAAGAAGGCGTGGACCGCCCTGGAGGGCGACAAGGACAAGCCGATGGCGAACCGGGCACTGAAGGAACGATTCCCCCCGGGTTCCACCTTCAAGATCCTCACCGCCGCGGCCGCCCTCGACCACGGCATCGTCTCGGACATCGACGCACCCTCGGGCGCCCCCGCCCCGTACACCCTGCCCGGCACCCGGACCCAGGTCCGCAACGACATCCCCTCCGCGCCCTGCGACAAGGCGTCCCTCAAGGTCGCCATGCAGTGGTCCTGCAACAACGTCTTCCTCGACCTCGCCGCCCGGCTCGGCAAGGACAGGATGCGCGAGACGGCGGAGAAGTTCGGTTTCAACGACGCCAAGGTCGACACGCCGGTCCGCGCCGCCAAGAGCGTCTACCCGAGCGACATCGACAAGGCGCAGACCGCGCTCACCGGCATGGGCCAGGGCAGCCTCGACGCGACGCCCCTGCAGATCGCCATGATGACCGCCGCCCTCGCCAACGACGGCAAGCTGATGAAGCCCTCCATGGTCGACTCGCTGCGCAGCCCGGACCTGTCGACCGTCGAGAAGCACAAGCCCGAGGTCATGGACCAGGCCGTCTCGGCGGACGCCGCGCGGAAGGTCCAGCAGATGATGGAGAACACGGCCGGAGAGGGCACCGGCAAGCCCGCCCTCATCGACGGCCTGACCGTCGGCGCCAAGACGGGCACCGCCCAGCACGGCGTGGACAACAAGGAGACGCCGTACGCCTGGTTCGTGTCGTACGCGAAGAACGGCGAGGGCAAGTCGGTCGCGGTCGCCGTCTTCATCGACCCCCGCGGCTCCGACATCGCCCGCGACGACGTCCACGGCGGCACCCTCGCCGGGCCGATCGCGAAGAAGGTCATGGAGTCGGTGCTCAAGAAGTGA
- the mmpB gene encoding morphogenic membrane protein MmpB, whose translation MLWYDPSDEPPEELREAQAMLRRAGVVLAVGMVLLFLLLGVS comes from the coding sequence ATGCTCTGGTACGACCCGTCCGACGAACCGCCCGAGGAGCTGCGCGAGGCGCAGGCCATGCTCCGGCGGGCGGGGGTGGTGCTGGCGGTGGGGATGGTGTTGCTGTTCCTGCTGCTGGGCGTGAGCTGA